The Paramisgurnus dabryanus chromosome 3, PD_genome_1.1, whole genome shotgun sequence genome includes a window with the following:
- the LOC135744859 gene encoding 4-galactosyl-N-acetylglucosaminide 3-alpha-L-fucosyltransferase 9-like has protein sequence MTDQNTFHFQLKVLLIILSIGLNIFFAHQFYFCCHEGSMKAKIFTTVKKKPLENDTILLIWLGPFGKKFDLNSCSAKFNIDGCYLTDDKELYSKAHGVLINHRDIKNDLSNLPPEPRPFFQKWIWMHFESPRNTRRHNGLNNLFNVTLNYRRDADIAIHEQMMLKTEDKEDSIFPQVLEKKDKLVCWVVSNWNDAFKRVKYYNELKNHINIHAVGRHFGKSPSYEEYKEILTSCKFYLSFENTDLHYDYITEKLYNPLNLGSVPVALGPPRYIYERFVPKDAFIHVDDFSSPQELAKYLLTLDKNVEEYKKYFNWRKSFEVKLVDYPAQHACRACQYIRMKKDYQVFVNLNNWYWDSINMDN, from the coding sequence ATCAAAACACATTCCACTTCCAGCTCAAAGTGTTGCTTATCATTTTGTCCATTggattaaacatattttttgcacatcagttttatttttgttgtcaTGAAGGATCAATGAAAGCCAAAATTTTTACAACAGTTAAAAAGAAGCCTCTGGAAAATGACACAATCCTACTGATATGGCTGGGGCCATTTGGAAAAAAGTTTGACTTGAATTCCTGCAGTGCCAAATTTAACATAGACGGCTGTTATTTAACTGACGACAAAGAACTCTACAGCAAGGCCCATGGAGTGCTGATAAATCACAGAGACATTAAGAACGACCTGTCAAATTTACCTCCAGAACCAAGGCCCTTCTTCCAGAAATGGATATGGATGCACTTTGAGTCCCCACGAAACACAAGGAGACATAATGGTCTGAACAACCTGTTTAATGTGACACTAAATTACCGGCGAGATGCTGATATTGCCATTCATGAGCAAATGATGCTTAAAACCGAAGATAAAGAGGATTCGATATTCCCACAAGTTCTGGAGAAAAAGGACAAGTTAGTTTGTTGGGTCGTGAGCAATTGGAATGATGCGTTTAAACGAGTAAAATACTATAATGAACTGAAAAATCACATTAACATTCATGCGGTTGGGCGTCATTTTGGAAAATCTCCAAGTTATGAAGAATACAAAGAAATATTGACAAGTTGTaagttttatttatcatttGAGAACACGGACCTTCATTATGACTATATAACAGAAAAGCTGTACAATCCACTCAATCTGGGATCAGTGCCAGTGGCTCTTGGCCCTCCAAGATACATATATGAAAGATTTGTGCCaaaagatgcttttatccacgTAGATGATTTCTCCAGCCCCCAAGAACTGGCTAAATATCTGCTGACACTGGACAAGAATGTTGAAGAGtacaaaaagtattttaattGGAGAAAAAGCTTTGAAGTGAAACTTGTCGATTATCCAGCACAACATGCGTGCCGTGCCTGTCAGTACATACGTATGAAGAAGGACTATCAAGTTTTTGTAAATCTTAACAACTGGTATTGGGATTCCATAAACATGGACAACTAA